A single Augochlora pura isolate Apur16 chromosome 2, APUR_v2.2.1, whole genome shotgun sequence DNA region contains:
- the Rfesp gene encoding Rieske iron-sulfur protein yields MNVVAKSPNVSPILKVATTAITNGFAPVAGSGVAVKPKIAVVPVVSPLTNQSISDSLLCRSLRVSSGISGASQISQKRWAHSDLQWPDFTAYRNVTNPEERTKDNQDARRRTAYLVTAATAVGSIYTAKGIAYGLVSYMSASADVLAMAKIEIDLTTIPEGKSAVFKWRGKPLFVRHRSAAEIQREAKVNVASLRDPQNDLDRVKQPEWLVVLGVCTHLGCVPIANSGDFGGYYCPCHGSHYDASGRIRKGPAPLNLEVPYYEFTDEKTLLVG; encoded by the exons atgaatgtgGTAGCAAAATCGCCGAACGTATCGCCGATTTTAAAAGTGGCGACAACTGCTATTACAAATGGATTTGCACCCGTAGCTGGTAGTGGTGTCGCAGTGAAACCTAAAATTGCCGTTGTACCAGTCGTCAGTCCACTGACTAATCAAAGTATTTCTGATAGTCTTCTGTGTAGATCCCTGCGTGTAAGCTCAGGAATCTCAG GAGCTTCACAAATATCACAGAAAAGATGGGCTCATTCAGATCTTCAGTGGCCAGATTTCACAGCATATCGCAATGTAACAAACCCAGAAGAAAGGACAAAAGACAATCAAGATGCTAGAAGGAGAACTGCGTATCTTGTGACTGCAG CAACCGCAGTGGGCTCTATCTACACAGCCAAGGGGATTGCATATGGCTTGGTATCTTACATGAGTGCATCAGCCGATGTATTGGCTATGGCTAAAATAGAGATAGATCTTACCACTATTCCTGAAGGAAAAAGTGCTGTTTTCAAGTGGCGTGGTAAGCCACTGTTTGTGCGACATAG ATCAGCAGCTGAAATTCAAAGAGAAGCAAAAGTCAATGTTGCATCTCTTCGAGATCCCCAAAATGATTTAGACCGTGTTAAACAACCAGAATGGTTGGTTGTTCTTGGTGTGTGCACACATTTGGGCTGTGTACCAATAGCTAATTCTGGGGATTTTGGTGGTTACTATTGTCCTTGTCATGGTTCCCATTATGATGCTAGTGGGAGAATTAGGAAAGGACCAGCCCCCTTGAATCTGGAAGTCCCATATTATGAGTTTACTGATGAGAAAACACTACTTGTTggttaa
- the LOC144475555 gene encoding uncharacterized protein LOC144475555 isoform X3: MNMSLDAPEHADYKWAVTLNRYPLRLLGLWPPENNREESFLEKLRAPVIFVLMQIFLIFPLGCMLLLRSQGLMMYLENFGYFIPCMISVLKFVIMYRHKTKFIPILKMMANDWEKPKTDVERNVMLQRAAISRTFMKFCYSTFGPILFTMTVLPKLGISYRLTTDETAVFPFPSYYIIDVSHSPYYEIIYASQLIVMLATAFCYLGFDAFYGTVILHITAQLENLQARLVSINSSDHFHYDLTNIVIDHIRLSSAVDVVENTYMLLLLVLLVYFGVFNCVYIFEIVFALTDKSHSDSAGIYYQITAYINTLAQMTLYCIAGQLLTTQSEGMFFAAYECNWTNLEPNKAKNLIFIMILKISLSYISLLLAKV; encoded by the exons ATGAATATGTCATTGGACGCGCCTGAACACGCAG ACTACAAATGGGCAGTTACATTGAACCGTTATCCCTTACGGCTACTTGGTCTGTGGCCTCCAGAAAATAATCGTGAAGAAAGTTTTCTCGAGAAATTACGGGCACCAGTGATTTTTGTATTgatgcaaatatttcttatttttcctttGGGCTGTATGTTGCTGTTACGATCGCAAGGTTTAATGATGTACCTGGAAAATTTCGGTTACTTTATACCATGCATGATATCGGTGTTGAAATTCGTCATTATGTACCGACATAAAACGA AGTTCATACCGATCTTGAAGATGATGGCAAACGATTGGGAAAAACCGAAAACAGACGTAGAAAGAAACGTGATGTTACAGCGTGCTGCTATATCACGAACATTCATGAAGTTTTGTTATTCAACGTTTGGTCCAATACTATTTACTATGACTGTTCTCCCGAAATTAGGTATCTCGTATCGACTGACGACGGATGAAACGGctgtatttccatttccatcttattatataattgacgTTTCTCACAGTCCGTACTACGAGATAATATATGCTTCTCAATTAATTGTCATGTTAGCTACAGCATTCTGTTATCTCGGATTTGATGCGTTCTATGGCACCGTAATTCTGCACATTACCGCCCAGCTGGAAAATCTGCAAGCTCGTCTAGTTAGCATTAATTCGTCAGACCATTTTCATTATGACTTAACGAATATCGTGATTGATCACATTCGTCTGTCCAG TGCTGTCGACGTGGTAGAGAATACGTATATGCTATTATTGCTCGTATTATTAGTCTATTTCGGTGTATTTAATTGTGTCTacatatttgaaatagttttc GCGCTGACTGATAAAAGCCATTCTGATTCTGCGGgaatatattatcaaataactGCCTACATAAATACGCTTGCACAAATGACTCTTTATTGCATCGCTGGACAGCTTTTGACAACTCAA TCTGAAGGTATGTTCTTCGCTGCTTACGAATGCAACTGGACAAACTTGGAACCAAACAAAgcgaaaaatttaatttttattatg atattaaaaatttccctCAGCTACATATCATTGTTATTGGCAAAAGTATAG
- the LOC144475555 gene encoding uncharacterized protein LOC144475555 isoform X2 translates to MNMSLDAPEHADYKWAVTLNRYPLRLLGLWPPENNREESFLEKLRAPVIFVLMQIFLIFPLGCMLLLRSQGLMMYLENFGYFIPCMISVLKFVIMYRHKTKFIPILKMMANDWEKPKTDVERNVMLQRAAISRTFMKFCYSTFGPILFTMTVLPKLGISYRLTTDETAVFPFPSYYIIDVSHSPYYEIIYASQLIVMLATAFCYLGFDAFYGTVILHITAQLENLQARLVSINSSDHFHYDLTNIVIDHIRLSSAVDVVENTYMLLLLVLLVYFGVFNCVYIFEIVFALTDKSHSDSAGIYYQITAYINTLAQMTLYCIAGQLLTTQSEGMFFAAYECNWTNLEPNKAKNLIFIMLHIIVIGKSIVRRITNIIRF, encoded by the exons ATGAATATGTCATTGGACGCGCCTGAACACGCAG ACTACAAATGGGCAGTTACATTGAACCGTTATCCCTTACGGCTACTTGGTCTGTGGCCTCCAGAAAATAATCGTGAAGAAAGTTTTCTCGAGAAATTACGGGCACCAGTGATTTTTGTATTgatgcaaatatttcttatttttcctttGGGCTGTATGTTGCTGTTACGATCGCAAGGTTTAATGATGTACCTGGAAAATTTCGGTTACTTTATACCATGCATGATATCGGTGTTGAAATTCGTCATTATGTACCGACATAAAACGA AGTTCATACCGATCTTGAAGATGATGGCAAACGATTGGGAAAAACCGAAAACAGACGTAGAAAGAAACGTGATGTTACAGCGTGCTGCTATATCACGAACATTCATGAAGTTTTGTTATTCAACGTTTGGTCCAATACTATTTACTATGACTGTTCTCCCGAAATTAGGTATCTCGTATCGACTGACGACGGATGAAACGGctgtatttccatttccatcttattatataattgacgTTTCTCACAGTCCGTACTACGAGATAATATATGCTTCTCAATTAATTGTCATGTTAGCTACAGCATTCTGTTATCTCGGATTTGATGCGTTCTATGGCACCGTAATTCTGCACATTACCGCCCAGCTGGAAAATCTGCAAGCTCGTCTAGTTAGCATTAATTCGTCAGACCATTTTCATTATGACTTAACGAATATCGTGATTGATCACATTCGTCTGTCCAG TGCTGTCGACGTGGTAGAGAATACGTATATGCTATTATTGCTCGTATTATTAGTCTATTTCGGTGTATTTAATTGTGTCTacatatttgaaatagttttc GCGCTGACTGATAAAAGCCATTCTGATTCTGCGGgaatatattatcaaataactGCCTACATAAATACGCTTGCACAAATGACTCTTTATTGCATCGCTGGACAGCTTTTGACAACTCAA TCTGAAGGTATGTTCTTCGCTGCTTACGAATGCAACTGGACAAACTTGGAACCAAACAAAgcgaaaaatttaatttttattatg CTACATATCATTGTTATTGGCAAAAGTATAGTAAGGAGGATCACCAATATTATCAGATTCTGA
- the LOC144475555 gene encoding odorant receptor 30a-like isoform X1, whose amino-acid sequence MNMSLDAPEHADYKWAVTLNRYPLRLLGLWPPENNREESFLEKLRAPVIFVLMQIFLIFPLGCMLLLRSQGLMMYLENFGYFIPCMISVLKFVIMYRHKTKFIPILKMMANDWEKPKTDVERNVMLQRAAISRTFMKFCYSTFGPILFTMTVLPKLGISYRLTTDETAVFPFPSYYIIDVSHSPYYEIIYASQLIVMLATAFCYLGFDAFYGTVILHITAQLENLQARLVSINSSDHFHYDLTNIVIDHIRLSSAVDVVENTYMLLLLVLLVYFGVFNCVYIFEIVFALTDKSHSDSAGIYYQITAYINTLAQMTLYCIAGQLLTTQSEGMFFAAYECNWTNLEPNKAKNLIFIMVRAKKTFYLTAGKLFPINMPTLCNILKISLSYISLLLAKV is encoded by the exons ATGAATATGTCATTGGACGCGCCTGAACACGCAG ACTACAAATGGGCAGTTACATTGAACCGTTATCCCTTACGGCTACTTGGTCTGTGGCCTCCAGAAAATAATCGTGAAGAAAGTTTTCTCGAGAAATTACGGGCACCAGTGATTTTTGTATTgatgcaaatatttcttatttttcctttGGGCTGTATGTTGCTGTTACGATCGCAAGGTTTAATGATGTACCTGGAAAATTTCGGTTACTTTATACCATGCATGATATCGGTGTTGAAATTCGTCATTATGTACCGACATAAAACGA AGTTCATACCGATCTTGAAGATGATGGCAAACGATTGGGAAAAACCGAAAACAGACGTAGAAAGAAACGTGATGTTACAGCGTGCTGCTATATCACGAACATTCATGAAGTTTTGTTATTCAACGTTTGGTCCAATACTATTTACTATGACTGTTCTCCCGAAATTAGGTATCTCGTATCGACTGACGACGGATGAAACGGctgtatttccatttccatcttattatataattgacgTTTCTCACAGTCCGTACTACGAGATAATATATGCTTCTCAATTAATTGTCATGTTAGCTACAGCATTCTGTTATCTCGGATTTGATGCGTTCTATGGCACCGTAATTCTGCACATTACCGCCCAGCTGGAAAATCTGCAAGCTCGTCTAGTTAGCATTAATTCGTCAGACCATTTTCATTATGACTTAACGAATATCGTGATTGATCACATTCGTCTGTCCAG TGCTGTCGACGTGGTAGAGAATACGTATATGCTATTATTGCTCGTATTATTAGTCTATTTCGGTGTATTTAATTGTGTCTacatatttgaaatagttttc GCGCTGACTGATAAAAGCCATTCTGATTCTGCGGgaatatattatcaaataactGCCTACATAAATACGCTTGCACAAATGACTCTTTATTGCATCGCTGGACAGCTTTTGACAACTCAA TCTGAAGGTATGTTCTTCGCTGCTTACGAATGCAACTGGACAAACTTGGAACCAAACAAAgcgaaaaatttaatttttattatggtGAGAGCTAAAAAGACGTTTTATCTAACCGCGGGCAAATTATTTCCTATAAATATGCCGACATTGTGTAAC atattaaaaatttccctCAGCTACATATCATTGTTATTGGCAAAAGTATAG
- the LOC144475555 gene encoding odorant receptor 10a-like isoform X4: protein MNMSLDAPEHADYKWAVTLNRYPLRLLGLWPPENNREESFLEKLRAPVIFVLMQIFLIFPLGCMLLLRSQGLMMYLENFGYFIPCMISVLKFVIMYRHKTKFIPILKMMANDWEKPKTDVERNVMLQRAAISRTFMKFCYSTFGPILFTMTVLPKLATAFCYLGFDAFYGTVILHITAQLENLQARLVSINSSDHFHYDLTNIVIDHIRLSSAVDVVENTYMLLLLVLLVYFGVFNCVYIFEIVFALTDKSHSDSAGIYYQITAYINTLAQMTLYCIAGQLLTTQSEGMFFAAYECNWTNLEPNKAKNLIFIMVRAKKTFYLTAGKLFPINMPTLCNILKISLSYISLLLAKV from the exons ATGAATATGTCATTGGACGCGCCTGAACACGCAG ACTACAAATGGGCAGTTACATTGAACCGTTATCCCTTACGGCTACTTGGTCTGTGGCCTCCAGAAAATAATCGTGAAGAAAGTTTTCTCGAGAAATTACGGGCACCAGTGATTTTTGTATTgatgcaaatatttcttatttttcctttGGGCTGTATGTTGCTGTTACGATCGCAAGGTTTAATGATGTACCTGGAAAATTTCGGTTACTTTATACCATGCATGATATCGGTGTTGAAATTCGTCATTATGTACCGACATAAAACGA AGTTCATACCGATCTTGAAGATGATGGCAAACGATTGGGAAAAACCGAAAACAGACGTAGAAAGAAACGTGATGTTACAGCGTGCTGCTATATCACGAACATTCATGAAGTTTTGTTATTCAACGTTTGGTCCAATACTATTTACTATGACTGTTCTCCCGAAATTAG CTACAGCATTCTGTTATCTCGGATTTGATGCGTTCTATGGCACCGTAATTCTGCACATTACCGCCCAGCTGGAAAATCTGCAAGCTCGTCTAGTTAGCATTAATTCGTCAGACCATTTTCATTATGACTTAACGAATATCGTGATTGATCACATTCGTCTGTCCAG TGCTGTCGACGTGGTAGAGAATACGTATATGCTATTATTGCTCGTATTATTAGTCTATTTCGGTGTATTTAATTGTGTCTacatatttgaaatagttttc GCGCTGACTGATAAAAGCCATTCTGATTCTGCGGgaatatattatcaaataactGCCTACATAAATACGCTTGCACAAATGACTCTTTATTGCATCGCTGGACAGCTTTTGACAACTCAA TCTGAAGGTATGTTCTTCGCTGCTTACGAATGCAACTGGACAAACTTGGAACCAAACAAAgcgaaaaatttaatttttattatggtGAGAGCTAAAAAGACGTTTTATCTAACCGCGGGCAAATTATTTCCTATAAATATGCCGACATTGTGTAAC atattaaaaatttccctCAGCTACATATCATTGTTATTGGCAAAAGTATAG
- the LOC144475555 gene encoding odorant receptor 10a-like isoform X5, producing the protein MNMSLDAPEHADYKWAVTLNRYPLRLLGLWPPENNREESFLEKLRAPVIFVLMQIFLIFPLGCMLLLRSQGLMMYLENFGYFIPCMISVLKFVIMYRHKTTTAFCYLGFDAFYGTVILHITAQLENLQARLVSINSSDHFHYDLTNIVIDHIRLSSAVDVVENTYMLLLLVLLVYFGVFNCVYIFEIVFALTDKSHSDSAGIYYQITAYINTLAQMTLYCIAGQLLTTQSEGMFFAAYECNWTNLEPNKAKNLIFIMVRAKKTFYLTAGKLFPINMPTLCNILKISLSYISLLLAKV; encoded by the exons ATGAATATGTCATTGGACGCGCCTGAACACGCAG ACTACAAATGGGCAGTTACATTGAACCGTTATCCCTTACGGCTACTTGGTCTGTGGCCTCCAGAAAATAATCGTGAAGAAAGTTTTCTCGAGAAATTACGGGCACCAGTGATTTTTGTATTgatgcaaatatttcttatttttcctttGGGCTGTATGTTGCTGTTACGATCGCAAGGTTTAATGATGTACCTGGAAAATTTCGGTTACTTTATACCATGCATGATATCGGTGTTGAAATTCGTCATTATGTACCGACATAAAACGA CTACAGCATTCTGTTATCTCGGATTTGATGCGTTCTATGGCACCGTAATTCTGCACATTACCGCCCAGCTGGAAAATCTGCAAGCTCGTCTAGTTAGCATTAATTCGTCAGACCATTTTCATTATGACTTAACGAATATCGTGATTGATCACATTCGTCTGTCCAG TGCTGTCGACGTGGTAGAGAATACGTATATGCTATTATTGCTCGTATTATTAGTCTATTTCGGTGTATTTAATTGTGTCTacatatttgaaatagttttc GCGCTGACTGATAAAAGCCATTCTGATTCTGCGGgaatatattatcaaataactGCCTACATAAATACGCTTGCACAAATGACTCTTTATTGCATCGCTGGACAGCTTTTGACAACTCAA TCTGAAGGTATGTTCTTCGCTGCTTACGAATGCAACTGGACAAACTTGGAACCAAACAAAgcgaaaaatttaatttttattatggtGAGAGCTAAAAAGACGTTTTATCTAACCGCGGGCAAATTATTTCCTATAAATATGCCGACATTGTGTAAC atattaaaaatttccctCAGCTACATATCATTGTTATTGGCAAAAGTATAG
- the Cct3 gene encoding chaperonin containing TCP1 subunit 3, giving the protein MFGPGGAPIVVLSQNTRRDSGRKVQRENIQAGKAIADVIRTCLGPQAMLKMLMDPMGGIVMTNDGNAVLREITVQHPAGKSMIEIARTQDEEVGDGTTSVIILAGEILAVAEPFLEQNMHPTIIIRAFRQALEDMVTILNEQVSIDLDTSDRSKLIQVIHSCIGTKLLGHWPELACEIALDAVLTVMYEEGGRKEIDIKRYAKIEKIPGGIIEDSTVLKGVMINKDVTHPKMKRYIKNPRIVLLDCPLEYKKGESQTNIEILKDTDFTRILELEEEHVKKICEDVILVKPTVVFTEKGISDLAQHYLVKAGISAVRRLRKSDMNRIARACGATVVNRTEELREEDVGTKAGLFEVKKVGDEYFCFVTECQNPKACTIILRGASKDILNETERNLQDALHVGRNLLVEPKLVPGGGAVEMAVAKLLAEKATRLAGVEQWPYKAVSQALEIIPRTLAQNCGANTIRTLTALRAKHATEGMTWGIDGETGQLVDMKERGIWEPLSVKLQTYKTAVETAILLLRIDDIVSGSKKKKDNEPATPAQVSEEAMKD; this is encoded by the exons atgttcggACCAGGAGGTGCTCCGATAGTAGTTTTGA GTCAGAATACAAGGCGGGATTCTGGCCGGAAAGtacaaagagaaaatattcaagCCGGCAAG gCAATCGCAGATGTTATTAGAACATGTCTAGGACCACAAGctatgttaaaaatgttaatggaTCCGATGGGAGGAATAGTTATGACCAACGATGGAAATGCTGTGTTACGTGAAATAACAGTACAACATCCTGCAGGAAAATCGATGATAGAAATTGCAAGAACTCAAGATGAAGAAGTTGGAGATGGTACAACATCAGTTATTATACTGGCAGGAGAAATTTTGGCTGTTGCAGAACCTTTCCTTGAGCAGAACATGCATCCAACAATTATCATCAGAGCATTCCGTCAAGCTTTGGAGGATATGGTGACTATTCTTAACGAACAAGTCAGCATAGATTTAGACACCAGCGATAGAAGTAAACTTATTCAAGTGATTCATTCTTGTATTGGAACTAAACTTTTGGGTCACTGGCCTGAACTAGCATGTGAGATAGCATTAGATGCAGTTCTGACTGTTATGTATGAAGAAGGAGGCAGGAAGGAGATTGATATAAAACGTTATGCAAAGATAGAAAAAATTCCTGGTGGTATTATTGAAGATAGTACTGTCCTCAAGGGAGTAATGATTAATAAAGATGTTACACATCCAAAAATGaaacgatatattaaaaatccgaGAATAGTTTTGTTGGATTGCCCTCTGGAGTACAAAAAGGGAGAGTCACAGAccaatatagaaatattgaaagatacagattttacaagaattttagAACTAGAAGAAGAgcatgttaaaaaaatttgtgaGGACGTAATATTGGTGAAACCCACTGTGGTATTTACAGAGAAAGGGATATCAGATTTAGCTCAACATTATCTTGTGAAAGCTGGAATTTCTGCTGTCCGGAGATTGAGAAAGAGCGATATGAACAGAATTGCAAGAGCTTGTGGTGCTACTGTAGTTAATCGTACAGAAGAATTAAGGGAAGAAGATGTTGGTACTAAAGCTGGCCTGTTTGAAGTTAAGAAGGTTGGAGACGAATACTTCTGCTTTGTTACGGAATGTCAAAATCCTAAGGCatgtactataatattgaGAGGAGCCAGCAAAGACATCCTTaatgaaacagaaagaaaCTTACAAGATGCTCTTCATGTTGGAAGGAATCTTCTTGTTGAACCAAAATTAGTACcag gtGGAGGAGCAGTAGAAATGGCAGTTGCAAAACTTCTGGCAGAAAAAGCAACAAGGCTTGCTGGTGTAGAACAATGGCCTTACAAAGCTGTATCACAGGCactagaaattattccaagaaCCCTTGCACAGAATTGTGGAGCTAACACCATTAGAACATTGACTGCACTGCGTGCAAAACATGCTACTGAGGGAATGACATGGGGTATCGATGGAGAGACTGGTCAACTGGTAGATATGAAAGAACGTGGTATTTGGGAACCGCTATCTGTTAAGCTACAGACATACAAAACAGCCGTTGAGACAGCTATTTTGTTGTTAAGAATTGATGATATAGTATCGGGaagcaagaaaaagaaagataatgAACCTGCAACACCTGCACAAGTTTCAGAAGAAGCTATGAAGGATTGA